A window of the Dermatophagoides farinae isolate YC_2012a chromosome 2, ASM2471394v1, whole genome shotgun sequence genome harbors these coding sequences:
- the LOC124500141 gene encoding serine/threonine-protein kinase tousled-like 2: MLSSVMFAAMEHNLQQPVPAPTTSTTAPGSNHHPSIDPRKQELLEARFMGTSQRLSTVGSYHSTQSQQSIPPHYIPAAVTVAAANTHPSSIYSLSNQHHPPLAPPGPHAHLVSPHTKVPSPSSLMQPQHQIHSATSSSTNSNPSSSSPSIPIAPNSSPLSSTLNPQQSQSQQPQPLPPPQQGGQPQLTSQQQAQQQTAAAQGLNPSTVPPPSFSLVNTTVANNNANNINKNNNTNNSNNNNNPSNSLANNNNSGGSTQSSCHYSAHSSSHNQDSNLSTASGGSHCSDKQDKPTSMHCDNIHSHNLTVTPEKRSLSQLDHNVSTGTPPSGSNGANNVTYANQRKRRKKDSNETTVPERSNSTSSKRETNKKVTEYFKNHSSPSRYNAAGAKSPTSSSHPFYSMYPQQQVVSSTSTTATSASTNLLATTSAASTANDHSLIHHQHSISSSFMTPQNRVSGSTANHLQHLNSINNPNMSYNTKNMVSSSTQTDLTMSKLINQDEHYAAELEQRDNKIEELTRSIEELRRQVKVYREENESQKSRLNKCIDVTKQLLVEKSLMEKKAARQKCMQNRLRLGQFVTQRQGAVFAENWVDGTAFTELIKKQEQIATAREEIERQRKMLMKKRPLTTGKSKSSSNGDNSNGEFAKPESPKEMNWYEYYEQDEILKLRSQALKKEDTDLQLELEKLERERNLHIRELKRIHNEDQSRFNNHTTLNDRFLLLMLLGKGGFSEVHKAFDLKEQRYVACKIHQLNKEWKDDKKANYIKHALREYNIHKQLDHPRVVRLYDVFEIDANSFCTVLEYCDGHDLDFYLKQHKSIPEREARSIIMQVVHALRYLNEIKPPIIHYDLKPGNILLSSGTLSGEIKITDFGLSKIMDEENYSPENGMDLTSQGAGTYWYLPPECFVVGKNPPKISSKVDVWSVGVIFYQCLYGKKPFGHNQSQATILEENTILKATEVEFASKPPVSNEAKQFIRRCLQYRKENRLDVIGLSNDEYLRPKTKHGFGITERSDSKHNNNSNSSNNSL, encoded by the exons ATGTTGTCTTCGGTGATGTTTGCAGCCATGGAACATAACCTCCAGCAGCCGGTACCGGCGCCAACAACCAGTACAACGGCGCCTGgatctaatcatcatccatcaatTGATCCAAGAAAACAAGAGCTGCTCGAGGCTCGTTTTATGGGCACAAGTCAACGTCTATCAACTGTTGGTAGTTATCATAGTACACAATCACAGCAATCGATACCGCCTCATTATATTCCGGCAGCAGTTACCGTTGCCGCTGCCAATACCCATCCATCGagcatttattcattatcaaatcaacatcatccacCATTAGCGCCTCCCGGGCCACATGCTCATCTGGTATCACCACATACGAAGgttccatcaccatcatcattgatgcaGCCACAGCACCAGATCCATTCGGCCacatcttcatcaacaaactccaatccatcatcatccagtCCTAGCATTCCTATCGCTCCAAATAGCTCGCCATTGTCTTCAACATTGAATCCACAGCAATCACAATCTCAACAGCCTCAACCTCTTCCACCACCGCAACAAGGTGGTCAACCACAACTgacatcacaacaacaagcacAGCAACAAACTGCTGCTGCTCAAGGCTTAAATCCATCGACAGTACCTCCACCATCGTTTTCGTTGGTCAATACGACGgtggccaacaacaacgccAATAacattaataaaaataataataccaacaatagtaataataataataatccttCTAACTCATtggcaaataataataattcaggAGGGTCAACACAATCGTCATGTCATTATTCTGCTCATTCCTCTTCACATAATCAAGACTCTAATCTTTCAACTGCATCTGGTGGTAGTCATTGTTCCGATAAACAAGATAAACCAACATCGATGCATTGTGATAATATCCATTCTCATAACCTAACCGTGACGCCTGAGAAACGTTCATTAAGCCAATTAGACCATAATGTGTCGACCGGAACGCCTCCCTCAGGCTCTAACGGAGCCAATAATGTCACATATGCTAATCAAAGGAAAAGAAGGAAAAAGGATTCTAATGAAACAACGGTACCTGAACGTAGCAATTCAACCAGTTCCAAAcgtgaaacaaataaaaaagtgACCGAGTATTTCAAA AATCATTCAAGCCCTAGTCGATATAATGCAGCTGGCGCTAAATCGCCAACGTCCAGTTCTCATCCATTCTATTCAATGTATCCACAACAGCAAGttgtttcatcaacatctacTACGGCTACTAGTGCTTCGACAAATCTACTTGCGACAACGTCCGCCGCCTCCACTGCCAATGATCACAgtttaattcatcatcagcattcgATATCGAGCTCCTTTATGACTCCACAAAATCGTGTGTCCGGTTCTACGGCGAATCATTTGCAGCATCTAAATTCCATCAACAATCCAAATATGAGCTATAATACGAAAAATATGGTATCATCGTCTACTCAAACCGATCTTACAATGtccaaattgatcaatcaagaTGAACATTATGCTGCCGAGCTTGAGCAAcgtgataataaaattgaagaGCTGACACGTTCTATAGAAGAATTGAGGAGACAAGTCAAAGTATATCGcgaagaaaatgaatcccAAAAATCTCGACTTAACAAATGTATTGATGTTACCAAGCAATTATTGGTAGAGAAAAGCCTGATGGAGAAGAAAGCAGCAAGGCAGAAATGCATGCAAAATCGATTGAGACTTGGTCAGTTTGTAACCCAAAGACAAg GAGCTGTATTTGCCGAAAATTGGGTCGATGGTACCGCATTTACagaattaatcaaaaaacaagaacagATTGCAACAGCTAGAGAAGAAATTGAGCGACAACgtaaaatgttgatgaaaaaacggCCATTAACTACTGGCAAATCAAAGTCTTCTTCGAATGGTGATAATTCAAATGGTGAATTCGCTAAACCCGAATCAccaaaagaaatgaattggTACGAATATTATGAACAAGATGAAATTCTCAAGCTACGATCTCAagcattgaaaaaagaagataCCGATCTACAATTGGAATTGGAAAAGCTTGAACGTGAGAGAAATTTACATATCCGTGAATTGAAACGCATCCATAATGAAGATCAATCAAGGTTCAATAATCATACTACATTAAATGATCGATTTCTATTACTCATGTTATTGGGTAAAg GTGGATTTTCCGAAGTACATAAAGCATTCGATCTAAAAGAACAACGTTATGTTGCCTGTAAGATacatcaattgaataaagaatGGAAAGATGATAAGAAAGCCAACTATATCAAACATGCATTACGAGAATataacatacacaaacaattgGATCATCCACGGGTGGTTCGATTGTATGAtgtatttgaaattgatgccAATTCATTCTGTACAGTCCTCGAATACTGTGATGGTCATGatcttgatttttatttaaaacaaCATAAAAGCATTCCTGAACGTGAAGCTCGTTCAATCATTATGCAAGTGGTACATGCACTCAGATATCTGAACGAGATCAAGCCaccaatcattcattatgatcTTAAACCTG GAAACATACTATTAAGTTCTGGAACACTTTCCggtgaaattaaaattaccGATTTTGGTCtttcaaaaataatggaCGAGGAAAATTATTCACCGGAAAATGGAATGGATTTGACAAGTCAAGGTGCCGGTACTTATTGGTATTTACCACCAGAATGCTTTGTTGTTGGCAAAAATCCTCCGAAAATTTCATCCAAAGTTgat GTTTGGAGTGTTGGTGTTATATTCTATCAATGTTTATATGGAAAGAAACCGTTTGGTCATAATCAATCACAAGCGACTATCTTGGAAGAGAATACTATCCTAAAAGCTACAGAAGTCGAATTTGCCTCTAAACCTCCAGTCAGCAATGAAGCAAAG cAATTCATTCGCCGTTGTTTACAGTATCGTAAAGAAAATCGTTTAGATGTGATAGGATTGTCCAACGATGAATACCTCAGGCCTAAAACTAAACATGGTTTTGGGATAACAGAACGAAGCGATAGCAAACATAATAACAATAGTAACAGCAGTAACAATAGTTTGTGA